The following coding sequences are from one Geodermatophilus normandii window:
- a CDS encoding ABC transporter permease, with amino-acid sequence MLAYVARRLALAVGTLLAAVLITFLLVHASDSTPGAVRLGAGATAEAVAAENEALGWNRPLYVQFADYLGDLFRGDLGTSLIDGRDIADDLADRLPVTGFIALFATLLSGVVGILVGVTAAVRGGRLGKGITTGSGIALSLPAFWVGVLFVYLFSLQLGWLPATGYVDFSVDPATWFQSLLLPVLTLTVGGAAIVARTAAAGMREALAQEHIRTLRAMGTPQWRIRYVHALRFASVPVVSTLGIQFIALFGGSVIIENLFALPGLGQASQNAASASDFPALVGVVVIATAVVVVVNLLLDLLVAALDPKVRAA; translated from the coding sequence ATGCTCGCCTACGTCGCCCGGCGACTGGCCCTGGCGGTCGGCACGCTGCTGGCCGCGGTGCTGATCACCTTCCTGCTCGTGCACGCCAGCGACAGCACCCCGGGCGCGGTCCGGCTCGGCGCGGGCGCCACGGCCGAGGCCGTCGCCGCCGAGAACGAGGCGCTCGGCTGGAACCGCCCGCTGTACGTGCAGTTCGCCGACTACCTCGGCGACCTGTTCCGCGGCGATCTCGGCACGTCGCTCATCGACGGCCGCGACATCGCCGACGACCTGGCCGACCGCCTCCCGGTCACCGGCTTCATCGCCCTGTTCGCCACCCTGCTGTCCGGCGTCGTCGGCATCCTGGTCGGCGTCACCGCCGCGGTGCGCGGCGGGCGGCTGGGCAAGGGCATCACCACCGGCAGCGGCATCGCGCTGTCGCTGCCGGCCTTCTGGGTCGGCGTCCTGTTCGTCTACCTCTTCTCCCTGCAGCTGGGCTGGCTGCCGGCCACCGGCTACGTCGACTTCTCCGTCGACCCCGCCACCTGGTTCCAGAGCCTGCTGCTGCCCGTGCTCACGCTCACCGTCGGCGGGGCGGCGATCGTGGCCCGCACCGCGGCCGCCGGGATGCGCGAGGCGCTGGCCCAGGAGCACATCCGCACGCTGCGGGCCATGGGGACGCCGCAGTGGCGGATCCGGTACGTGCACGCGCTGCGGTTCGCCAGCGTCCCGGTCGTGTCGACCCTGGGCATCCAGTTCATCGCGCTGTTCGGCGGCTCGGTGATCATCGAGAACCTCTTCGCGCTGCCCGGCCTCGGGCAGGCCAGCCAGAACGCCGCCTCCGCGAGCGACTTCCCCGCCCTCGTGGGTGTGGTCGTGATCGCCACCGCGGTCGTGGTCGTCGTCAACCTGCTGCTCGACCTGCTGGTCGCGGCGCTGGACCCGAAGGTGCGTGCTGCATGA
- a CDS encoding ABC transporter substrate-binding protein, translating into MNRFTLPTHRRTRPMRARLGAATLALATAATLAACGGNGGGGGAGSASADGTLTIAFDADAAPTGYDPLLYSARQFEFFASLYDALFVTQTDGSVEPSLVTEFTSNPENTQTTLTLREGVTFTDGSPLDAELVKANLDRRSDAHLEAYSSFGAGQASEIVDVTAQDPQTVVITWASPQASPDVLLADTAGVIVGPEAVADPTSLETTPDGSGAYVLDEDATTRASTYTVVKNEDAWAADDWAWDTIEYNVITDPQALANAVVSGQADIATQLDPTTIDLVQSRQSTVDVGGTIVGFPVIDKLGSSNPAFGNEAARQALLYATDRESLVADLHDGSRPTSQFFPEDAPGFDPALDEEFGYDPDRARELLAEAGYPDGFEVDYTVLGQPDEDAIAIQSQWAEVGITLNFVTATSTDQVFAAVRTDPVIFGPFSVGSSPAGFVAGVLYGGFMNMQGATEPDIESSLGAALGATGDAQEQALTDLNRAITEHAWFIPVYEDVTYAGYNAGSVSEPAFAGTNNFLVLSAIQPAA; encoded by the coding sequence ATGAATCGATTCACCCTCCCGACCCACCGGCGCACCCGCCCGATGAGGGCCCGTCTCGGTGCCGCGACCCTCGCCCTCGCGACGGCCGCCACCCTGGCCGCCTGCGGCGGCAACGGCGGCGGCGGAGGTGCCGGCAGCGCCAGCGCCGACGGCACGCTCACCATCGCCTTCGACGCCGACGCCGCGCCCACCGGTTACGACCCGCTGCTGTACTCGGCCCGGCAGTTCGAGTTCTTCGCCTCGCTGTACGACGCCCTGTTCGTCACCCAGACCGACGGGTCGGTCGAGCCGAGCCTGGTCACGGAGTTCACGAGCAACCCCGAGAACACCCAGACCACGCTGACCCTGCGCGAGGGCGTCACCTTCACCGACGGCTCGCCGCTGGACGCCGAGCTGGTCAAGGCGAACCTGGACCGGCGCAGCGACGCCCACCTGGAGGCCTACAGCTCCTTCGGGGCCGGGCAGGCGTCCGAGATCGTCGACGTCACCGCGCAGGACCCGCAGACCGTCGTCATCACCTGGGCCTCCCCGCAGGCCTCGCCGGACGTCCTCCTCGCCGACACGGCCGGCGTGATCGTGGGGCCGGAGGCCGTCGCCGACCCCACCTCGCTGGAGACCACCCCGGACGGGTCCGGCGCCTACGTCCTCGACGAGGACGCGACCACCCGGGCCAGCACCTACACCGTGGTGAAGAACGAGGACGCCTGGGCCGCTGACGACTGGGCCTGGGACACCATCGAGTACAACGTCATCACCGACCCGCAGGCCCTCGCGAACGCCGTCGTCTCTGGGCAGGCGGACATCGCCACGCAGCTCGACCCGACCACGATCGACCTGGTCCAGTCCCGGCAGAGCACCGTGGACGTCGGCGGCACCATCGTCGGCTTCCCGGTCATCGACAAGCTGGGCAGCAGCAACCCGGCCTTCGGCAACGAGGCGGCGCGGCAGGCGCTGCTCTACGCCACCGACCGCGAGTCGCTGGTCGCGGACCTGCACGACGGCTCCCGGCCGACCTCGCAGTTCTTCCCCGAGGACGCCCCCGGCTTCGACCCGGCCCTCGACGAGGAGTTCGGTTACGACCCCGACCGGGCCCGTGAGCTGCTCGCCGAGGCCGGTTACCCCGACGGGTTCGAGGTCGACTACACCGTGCTGGGCCAGCCGGACGAGGACGCCATCGCGATCCAGAGCCAGTGGGCCGAGGTCGGCATCACGCTGAACTTCGTCACCGCGACCTCGACGGACCAGGTCTTCGCGGCGGTCCGCACCGACCCGGTGATCTTCGGGCCGTTCTCGGTCGGCTCCAGCCCGGCCGGTTTCGTGGCCGGCGTCCTCTACGGCGGCTTCATGAACATGCAGGGCGCCACGGAGCCGGACATCGAGTCCTCGCTCGGTGCCGCGCTCGGTGCCACGGGCGACGCCCAGGAGCAGGCGCTGACCGACCTGAACCGGGCCATCACCGAGCACGCCTGGTTCATCCCGGTCTACGAGGACGTGACCTACGCCGGCTACAACGCCGGCTCGGTCTCCGAGCCCGCGTTCGCCGGCACGAACAACTTCCTGGTGCTGTCGGCCATCCAGCCGGCCGCCTGA
- a CDS encoding alpha/beta hydrolase: MTEVPRLLRFLPEDRRSITTNYLGGPESTADGYAMPANAVLEGLCPVLLLDSEYDDLRASAEAFTAALALAGVDVRQVLVPGMLHGFLNLPAHDVEPVDRALALVADVVLGTERRPVPAG, encoded by the coding sequence ATGACCGAGGTCCCCCGGCTGCTGCGCTTCCTGCCCGAGGACCGGCGGTCGATCACGACGAACTACCTGGGCGGGCCGGAGAGCACGGCCGACGGGTACGCCATGCCGGCGAACGCCGTCCTCGAGGGCCTGTGCCCCGTGCTGCTGCTCGACTCCGAGTACGACGACCTGCGCGCCTCGGCGGAGGCGTTCACCGCCGCGCTGGCACTGGCCGGGGTCGACGTCCGCCAGGTGCTCGTGCCCGGCATGCTGCACGGCTTCCTCAACCTGCCGGCGCACGACGTCGAGCCGGTCGACCGGGCGCTGGCCCTCGTGGCCGACGTGGTCCTCGGCACCGAGCGGAGGCCGGTGCCGGCCGGGTGA
- a CDS encoding dihydroxy-acid dehydratase — protein sequence MALRSAQWYSGDVRNAYIHRAWMRRGVPDDAFGRPQIAIANTASDLVPCNRHLTEVAAAVRDGVLAAGGTPLEVPVFGLGETQVRPTAMLWRNLAAMQMEEVFRANPVDGLVLLGGCDKTIPSLLMAAASVDLPAVVVPGGPMLTGTFRGVPLGCGTDVFRLSEEVRAGTLSAEEFARSESAMIRSRGHCNTMGTASTMALVAEALGTVVPGVAGTPAADSRLLEAAHGTGRLAVEMVAADRRPSTFLTEGSFTNAIVALAAIGGSTNAVVHLLAIAGRLGIDLTLDDFDRIGSGVPVLVDLLPAGRFLMEDLHRAGGLLAVLGQVRDLLDPTALTVTGEPLVDSLDEAPIWDPQVIRPRGEPLLEHGGIAVLRGNLAPSGAVVKPAAASPHLLRHRGRAVVFDSIEDFHARIDDPDLDVDADSVLVLRGCGPKGYPGMPEVSNMPLPKKLLEQGVRDMVRVCDGRMSGTAYGTVVLHVAPEAAAGGPLGLVRTGDVVTLDVAARRIDVEVPDDELARRRPSGATVAGFAEPRRGWERLYVDHVLQADTGADMDFLVGSSGSAVSRESH from the coding sequence GTGGCCCTCCGCAGCGCGCAGTGGTACTCCGGCGACGTCCGCAACGCCTACATCCACCGGGCCTGGATGCGCCGCGGCGTCCCGGACGACGCCTTCGGCCGCCCGCAGATCGCCATCGCGAACACCGCCTCCGACCTCGTGCCCTGCAACCGGCACCTCACCGAGGTCGCGGCCGCCGTCCGTGACGGTGTCCTCGCCGCGGGCGGCACCCCGCTGGAGGTGCCGGTGTTCGGTCTGGGCGAGACGCAGGTCCGGCCGACGGCGATGCTCTGGCGCAACCTGGCCGCGATGCAGATGGAGGAGGTGTTCCGCGCCAACCCGGTCGACGGGCTGGTGCTGCTCGGGGGGTGCGACAAGACGATCCCGTCGCTGCTCATGGCAGCCGCCTCGGTCGACCTGCCCGCCGTCGTCGTCCCCGGTGGGCCCATGCTGACCGGCACCTTCCGCGGGGTGCCGCTGGGCTGCGGTACCGACGTGTTCCGTCTCTCCGAGGAGGTCCGTGCGGGCACGTTGTCGGCGGAGGAGTTCGCGCGGTCGGAGTCGGCGATGATCCGCAGCCGCGGGCACTGCAACACGATGGGCACCGCCTCGACCATGGCGCTCGTCGCCGAGGCGCTGGGCACCGTCGTGCCCGGGGTCGCCGGGACCCCGGCCGCGGACAGCCGCCTGCTGGAGGCCGCGCACGGGACCGGACGGCTCGCGGTGGAGATGGTGGCCGCCGACCGCCGGCCGAGCACCTTCCTCACCGAGGGGTCCTTCACCAACGCCATCGTGGCGCTGGCCGCCATCGGCGGGTCGACGAACGCCGTCGTCCACCTGCTGGCCATCGCCGGCCGGCTGGGGATCGACCTCACGCTCGACGACTTCGACCGCATCGGCTCGGGCGTGCCGGTGCTCGTCGACCTGCTCCCGGCCGGGCGGTTCCTCATGGAGGACCTCCACCGCGCCGGCGGCCTGCTCGCCGTGCTGGGCCAGGTCCGCGACCTGCTCGACCCGACCGCGCTCACCGTCACCGGCGAGCCGCTGGTCGACAGCCTCGACGAGGCGCCGATCTGGGACCCGCAGGTGATCCGGCCGCGCGGGGAACCGCTGCTCGAGCACGGGGGCATCGCCGTCCTGCGCGGGAACCTCGCGCCGTCCGGCGCGGTCGTCAAGCCGGCCGCGGCCTCCCCACACCTCCTGCGGCACCGCGGCCGGGCGGTGGTCTTCGACTCGATCGAGGACTTCCACGCCCGCATCGACGACCCCGACCTCGACGTCGACGCCGACTCGGTCCTCGTCCTGCGCGGCTGCGGCCCGAAGGGCTACCCCGGCATGCCCGAGGTCTCGAACATGCCGCTGCCGAAGAAGCTGCTGGAGCAGGGGGTGCGCGACATGGTGCGGGTGTGCGACGGCCGGATGAGCGGCACCGCCTACGGCACCGTGGTCCTGCACGTGGCGCCGGAGGCGGCCGCCGGCGGCCCGCTGGGCCTGGTACGCACCGGCGACGTCGTCACGCTGGACGTCGCGGCCCGCCGGATCGACGTCGAGGTCCCGGACGACGAACTGGCCCGGCGCCGGCCGAGCGGGGCGACCGTCGCCGGCTTCGCCGAGCCCCGGCGCGGCTGGGAGCGGCTCTACGTCGACCACGTGCTGCAGGCCGACACCGGCGCGGACATGGACTTCCTCGTCGGCTCGAGCGGGTCGGCGGTGAGCCGCGAGTCCCACTGA
- a CDS encoding dihydrodipicolinate synthase family protein yields MRDVPLFTGVGVALVTLFSEDGALDAPATADLAAQLAGLGVRCVLVAGTTGEAAALTAEERDALVGAVRAALPAEVPVLAGTGAPTGRQAAELTERAFAVGADAVLALSPAGVPDPRPYYEAVAKAATGPLLAYHFPGASAPGIPVGLLPDLPVSGLKDSSGDAGRLLHERDVFAGDLYTGAASLVGLCGAIGGAGALVAAANVAPEQCVAASGGDPDAQVRLAAVDRSASADFPAGYKRAAAERFGTSVVTRVGA; encoded by the coding sequence ATGCGGGACGTGCCCCTGTTCACCGGCGTCGGCGTCGCCCTGGTCACCCTGTTCTCCGAGGACGGGGCGCTGGACGCGCCGGCCACCGCCGACCTGGCGGCGCAGTTGGCCGGCCTCGGCGTGCGGTGCGTGCTCGTCGCCGGGACGACGGGAGAGGCGGCCGCCCTGACCGCCGAGGAGCGGGATGCGCTCGTCGGCGCGGTGCGGGCGGCGTTGCCGGCGGAGGTGCCCGTGCTCGCCGGTACCGGGGCGCCCACCGGCCGGCAGGCGGCGGAGCTCACCGAGCGCGCCTTCGCCGTGGGCGCGGACGCCGTCCTGGCGCTGTCGCCGGCCGGTGTCCCCGACCCGCGGCCGTACTACGAGGCGGTCGCGAAGGCGGCGACCGGGCCGCTGCTGGCGTACCACTTCCCGGGTGCCTCCGCGCCCGGGATCCCGGTCGGCCTGCTGCCCGACCTGCCGGTGTCCGGGCTCAAGGACTCCTCTGGGGACGCCGGCCGGCTGCTGCACGAGCGCGACGTCTTCGCGGGCGACCTCTACACGGGGGCGGCGTCCCTGGTCGGGCTGTGCGGCGCGATCGGGGGCGCCGGTGCACTGGTGGCGGCCGCCAACGTCGCCCCCGAGCAGTGCGTCGCGGCCTCCGGCGGCGACCCGGACGCACAGGTGCGGCTCGCCGCCGTCGACCGCAGCGCGTCGGCCGACTTCCCGGCGGGCTACAAGCGGGCGGCCGCGGAGCGCTTCGGCACGTCGGTGGTCACCCGGGTGGGCGCCTGA
- a CDS encoding quercetin 2,3-dioxygenase → MSFEYLIDPEKGPQWQGVLPGKPVPYVLRRGEGEHAMLFGDLFTVLLSGDETQDQFGIVVSDSPAGDVIPTHSHNETHETFFVLDGKVRLFFEDAEGGRQSQLLTPGDFGYVPAGFAHAYQIVEDARMMGTLSGGFERFFQHMGQPTDHPTKEQPPFIPDLPRMQAAAQQHNMQFLRDVEWPEQA, encoded by the coding sequence ATGAGCTTCGAGTACCTGATCGACCCGGAGAAGGGCCCGCAGTGGCAGGGCGTCCTGCCGGGCAAGCCGGTCCCCTACGTGCTCAGGCGCGGGGAGGGTGAGCACGCGATGCTCTTCGGCGACCTGTTCACGGTGCTGCTCTCCGGCGACGAGACGCAGGACCAGTTCGGGATCGTCGTGAGCGACTCGCCGGCCGGCGACGTCATCCCCACGCACTCGCACAACGAGACCCACGAGACGTTCTTCGTCCTCGACGGCAAGGTCCGGCTGTTCTTCGAGGACGCCGAGGGCGGCAGGCAGTCGCAGCTGCTCACCCCGGGCGACTTCGGCTACGTGCCCGCCGGGTTCGCCCACGCGTACCAGATCGTCGAGGACGCCCGGATGATGGGCACCCTCTCCGGCGGCTTCGAGCGCTTCTTCCAGCACATGGGCCAGCCGACCGACCACCCCACGAAGGAGCAGCCGCCCTTCATCCCGGACCTCCCGCGCATGCAGGCGGCCGCGCAGCAGCACAACATGCAGTTCCTGCGCGACGTCGAGTGGCCCGAGCAGGCCTGA
- a CDS encoding alpha/beta hydrolase — MPTPALPLPPPASAAPLPPASPGPDGTRFLGGVPYAALPGARPLELDLYLPAGDGPHPVVLFLHGGGWRLGSRRSGGPAFPGRSLFERVAGAGIAVASADYRLSGEAVWPAQLSDAKAAVRWLRARAGELGVDGERIAAWGESAGGHLAALLGLVADPALEGDVGVTGPPSAVVAVAAWYAPSDVAAVAPDTGADPADATTREAQLLGAAPSAVPRVAAQASPVGHVRGDVPPFLLLHGRADRFVPCVQSERLTAALTAAGADVELHTYDGADHMWLGAPEAAADALERTVAFLRARLLAG, encoded by the coding sequence GTGCCCACCCCCGCCCTGCCGCTCCCGCCGCCGGCCTCCGCCGCTCCCCTGCCGCCGGCCTCCCCCGGCCCGGACGGCACCCGGTTCCTCGGCGGCGTCCCGTACGCGGCACTCCCGGGCGCCCGCCCGCTGGAGCTCGACCTGTACCTGCCGGCCGGCGACGGTCCGCACCCGGTCGTCCTCTTCCTGCACGGCGGCGGCTGGCGGCTGGGCAGCCGGCGCTCGGGCGGCCCCGCGTTCCCGGGCCGCAGCCTCTTCGAGCGGGTCGCGGGGGCCGGGATCGCGGTCGCCAGCGCCGACTACCGGCTCTCCGGCGAGGCGGTCTGGCCGGCCCAGCTCTCCGACGCCAAGGCCGCCGTCCGCTGGCTGCGCGCGCGGGCCGGCGAGCTCGGCGTCGACGGCGAGCGGATCGCGGCCTGGGGCGAGTCGGCCGGCGGGCACCTCGCCGCGCTGCTCGGGCTGGTCGCCGACCCGGCGCTGGAGGGCGACGTCGGTGTGACCGGCCCGCCGAGCGCCGTCGTCGCCGTCGCCGCCTGGTACGCGCCCAGCGACGTCGCGGCGGTCGCTCCCGACACCGGAGCCGACCCGGCCGACGCCACCACGCGCGAGGCCCAGCTGCTCGGCGCGGCACCGTCGGCCGTCCCCCGGGTCGCCGCGCAGGCCAGCCCGGTCGGCCACGTGCGCGGGGACGTCCCGCCGTTCCTGCTGCTGCACGGGCGGGCCGACCGGTTCGTCCCGTGCGTGCAGAGCGAGCGGCTGACCGCGGCCCTGACCGCGGCGGGGGCCGACGTCGAGCTGCACACCTACGACGGCGCCGACCACATGTGGCTGGGCGCCCCGGAGGCGGCCGCCGACGCGCTCGAGCGGACCGTCGCCTTCCTCCGCGCGCGCCTGCTCGCCGGCTGA
- a CDS encoding FAD-dependent monooxygenase: MSEAPVPSRVPVLVAGGGPSGLAAAIELGRRGVEVLVVEPRTVLDPLRPRAKTTSVRTMEHLRRWGLADRLRALAPLPVAHAQDVVFCTGLFGHEITRFPEAFGLWTQPRQIAAEAGQQAPQPDVEVLLRAAATELASVTVLAGSRVTAVTDGPDEVRATVEGPDGTATEVVADYLLGCDGSAGISRRAIGARYEGSSGALPNLSVTFRSRALEERPLCALGVHYWVIGTERGGLMGRLDLEGTWWAIVQGVDTVAEDADPVGLVRAMVGHDIDVEVLATDPWQARMLLVDRYRGERVFLVGDSAHLNPPWGGHGFNTCVGDAVNVGWKLAAVLRGWAPAALLDSYEPERRPVARRTIEAAGSQEAFLAPAFSGRDLDDDGPTGWELRAALAEALQVKDPEFHSLGLVLGYDYPDSPVVVPDGRPVPEPALATFTPSGHPGARLPHAWLADGESLFDRLGPELSLLRLDAAADPAPLVAEAARRGVPLTVVDLPDVPGLRELLGEDLVLVRPDQHVAWRGPAVADPAALLAHVLGVPVPAAVAP, encoded by the coding sequence GTGTCCGAAGCCCCCGTCCCCTCCCGGGTCCCGGTCCTCGTCGCCGGCGGCGGCCCCAGCGGGCTCGCCGCCGCCATCGAGCTCGGCCGGCGGGGCGTCGAGGTGCTCGTCGTCGAGCCCCGCACGGTCCTCGACCCGCTGCGCCCCCGCGCGAAGACGACCAGCGTCCGCACCATGGAGCACCTGCGCCGCTGGGGGCTGGCCGACCGGCTGCGCGCCCTGGCGCCGCTGCCCGTCGCGCACGCCCAGGACGTCGTCTTCTGCACCGGCCTGTTCGGACACGAGATCACCCGCTTCCCCGAGGCGTTCGGGCTGTGGACGCAGCCCCGCCAGATCGCCGCGGAGGCCGGCCAGCAGGCGCCGCAGCCCGACGTCGAGGTCCTGCTCCGGGCGGCCGCCACCGAGCTGGCGTCGGTCACCGTGCTGGCCGGCTCGCGGGTCACCGCCGTCACCGACGGTCCCGACGAGGTGCGCGCCACCGTCGAGGGCCCGGACGGCACGGCCACCGAGGTCGTCGCCGACTACCTGCTCGGCTGCGACGGCAGCGCCGGGATCTCCCGCCGCGCCATCGGCGCCCGCTACGAGGGATCCTCGGGCGCCCTGCCCAACCTCAGCGTCACCTTCCGCTCGCGGGCGCTGGAGGAGCGGCCGCTGTGCGCGCTCGGCGTCCACTACTGGGTGATCGGCACCGAGCGCGGCGGGCTCATGGGCCGCCTCGACCTCGAGGGCACCTGGTGGGCGATCGTGCAGGGCGTCGACACGGTGGCCGAGGACGCCGACCCGGTGGGGCTGGTGCGCGCCATGGTCGGGCACGACATCGACGTCGAGGTGCTGGCCACCGACCCGTGGCAGGCGCGGATGCTGCTGGTCGACCGCTACCGCGGCGAGCGGGTGTTCCTCGTCGGCGACTCCGCGCACCTCAACCCGCCGTGGGGCGGCCACGGCTTCAACACCTGCGTCGGCGACGCGGTGAACGTGGGCTGGAAACTCGCGGCCGTCCTGCGCGGCTGGGCGCCGGCCGCGCTGCTCGACAGCTACGAGCCCGAGCGGCGGCCGGTGGCCCGGCGGACCATCGAGGCGGCCGGCAGCCAGGAGGCCTTCCTCGCCCCCGCCTTCTCCGGCCGCGACCTCGACGACGACGGCCCGACCGGCTGGGAGCTGCGCGCGGCACTCGCCGAGGCGCTGCAGGTCAAGGACCCCGAGTTCCACAGCCTGGGCCTGGTGCTGGGTTACGACTACCCCGACTCCCCCGTCGTCGTCCCGGACGGCCGTCCGGTGCCCGAGCCCGCGCTGGCCACCTTCACGCCCTCGGGGCACCCGGGCGCCCGGCTGCCGCACGCGTGGCTGGCCGACGGCGAGTCGCTGTTCGACCGCCTCGGGCCCGAGCTCAGCCTGCTGCGGCTCGACGCCGCCGCCGACCCCGCGCCGCTGGTCGCCGAGGCGGCGCGGCGCGGTGTCCCGCTGACCGTCGTCGACCTCCCCGACGTCCCGGGGCTGCGCGAGCTGCTGGGCGAGGACCTGGTGCTCGTGCGGCCCGACCAGCACGTCGCGTGGCGCGGCCCGGCCGTCGCCGACCCCGCCGCGCTGCTCGCCCACGTCCTGGGCGTCCCCGTCCCCGCCGCCGTCGCCCCCTGA
- a CDS encoding glycoside hydrolase family 1 protein, protein MTVRFPEGFLWGSATAAHQVEGGNVNNDHWEMEHAEHSPFTEPSGDACDSFSRWPEDLDLVAGAGLTAYRFSLEWSRIEPEEGEVSRAALDHYRRIVDGCRDRGLTPVVTLVHFTQPRWLFHDGGWTGAKTGDRIARYTETVLPVLADAEYVATLNEPNLMAAQPVMGAMARRGEEIRGLPRPDQEVAEALLGLHGRSMEVLRGTVRNAGMTLVGREHIAEPGGEERMREERAAFEDQFLEAARGDDFVGLQVYTAARFGPDGLIAPARELQTLAHGMERRPQALGAAVARAAEVLPGVPLVVTENGIATADDDDRIAFTTEALTSLAAAIEAGADVRGYLHWSLLDNFEWMLGYRPTFGLVAVDRQTFVRTPKPSLAWLGEVARRNGLA, encoded by the coding sequence ATGACCGTCCGCTTCCCCGAGGGTTTCCTCTGGGGCTCCGCCACCGCCGCCCACCAGGTCGAGGGCGGCAACGTGAACAACGACCACTGGGAGATGGAGCACGCCGAGCACTCGCCGTTCACCGAGCCCAGCGGCGACGCCTGCGACTCCTTCTCCCGCTGGCCCGAGGACCTCGACCTCGTGGCCGGCGCGGGCCTGACCGCCTACCGGTTCAGCCTCGAGTGGAGCCGCATCGAGCCCGAGGAGGGCGAGGTCTCCCGGGCCGCGCTCGACCACTACCGCCGGATCGTCGACGGCTGCCGCGACCGCGGGCTGACGCCGGTGGTCACGCTCGTGCACTTCACCCAGCCGCGCTGGCTGTTCCACGACGGCGGCTGGACCGGCGCGAAGACCGGCGACCGGATCGCCCGCTACACCGAGACGGTGCTGCCGGTGCTCGCCGACGCCGAGTACGTGGCCACGCTCAACGAGCCCAACCTCATGGCCGCGCAGCCGGTCATGGGCGCGATGGCCCGCCGCGGTGAGGAGATCAGGGGCCTGCCCCGCCCCGACCAGGAGGTCGCCGAGGCGCTGCTCGGCCTGCACGGCCGGTCGATGGAGGTGCTGCGCGGCACCGTCCGCAACGCCGGCATGACGCTGGTCGGGCGCGAGCACATCGCCGAGCCGGGCGGCGAGGAGCGGATGCGCGAGGAGCGCGCCGCCTTCGAGGACCAGTTCCTCGAGGCCGCCCGTGGCGACGACTTCGTCGGCCTGCAGGTCTACACCGCCGCCCGGTTCGGGCCCGACGGGCTCATCGCCCCGGCTCGTGAGCTGCAGACCCTCGCCCACGGCATGGAGCGCCGGCCGCAGGCGCTCGGCGCCGCCGTCGCGCGCGCCGCGGAGGTGCTGCCGGGCGTGCCGCTGGTCGTCACCGAGAACGGCATCGCCACCGCCGACGACGACGACCGCATCGCGTTCACCACCGAGGCGCTGACCTCGCTGGCCGCCGCGATCGAGGCCGGCGCCGACGTCCGGGGCTACCTGCACTGGTCGCTGCTGGACAACTTCGAGTGGATGCTCGGCTACCGGCCCACCTTCGGCCTGGTCGCCGTCGACCGGCAGACCTTCGTCCGCACGCCCAAGCCGAGCCTGGCGTGGCTCGGCGAGGTGGCCCGCCGGAACGGGCTGGCCTGA
- a CDS encoding fumarylacetoacetate hydrolase family protein, which translates to MRVVGIRRAGGPVEVAALSGDGARVTVLASLEEFWADASRFLAGDPAGDPVPAGDVEFVPPVLPGARVLCTGLNYLRHVAEGSFAGEGVPPYPTLFARWTQSLTVDGAEIPVPADEDGLDWEGEVVAYVGSPLVDATPEEALAAVVGYSTFNDVTSRRAQKLTSQWILGKNGDRSGPLGPLVPAAEVGDLRDGLRVRTRVNGETVQDGRTDEMVYTVGDTLALVSRTFTLRPGDLLATGTPSGVGYARTPPWLMQPGDVVEVEVERLGVLTNRVVGAEARRGR; encoded by the coding sequence ATGCGGGTCGTGGGGATCCGCCGCGCCGGCGGGCCGGTCGAGGTGGCCGCGCTGTCCGGCGACGGCGCCCGTGTGACCGTGCTGGCGTCGCTGGAGGAGTTCTGGGCCGACGCGTCCCGGTTCCTGGCCGGAGACCCGGCCGGGGACCCGGTGCCGGCCGGCGACGTGGAGTTCGTGCCGCCGGTGCTGCCCGGCGCGCGGGTGCTGTGCACCGGGCTGAACTACCTCAGGCACGTCGCCGAGGGGTCGTTCGCCGGCGAGGGCGTGCCGCCGTACCCGACGCTGTTCGCCCGCTGGACGCAGTCGCTCACCGTCGACGGCGCGGAGATCCCGGTGCCCGCCGACGAGGACGGGCTGGACTGGGAGGGCGAGGTCGTGGCCTACGTCGGGTCCCCCCTGGTGGACGCCACGCCGGAGGAGGCGCTCGCCGCCGTCGTCGGCTACTCGACGTTCAACGACGTGACCTCGCGGCGGGCGCAGAAGCTCACGTCGCAGTGGATCCTCGGCAAGAACGGCGACCGGTCCGGCCCGCTCGGGCCGCTCGTCCCGGCCGCCGAGGTCGGCGACCTGCGCGACGGCCTGCGGGTGCGGACGCGGGTCAACGGTGAGACCGTCCAGGACGGCCGCACCGACGAGATGGTGTACACGGTCGGCGACACGCTCGCGCTGGTCAGCCGCACCTTCACGCTGCGGCCCGGCGACCTGCTGGCCACCGGCACGCCGTCCGGGGTCGGCTACGCCCGCACGCCCCCGTGGCTGATGCAGCCCGGGGACGTCGTCGAGGTCGAGGTCGAGCGCCTCGGCGTGCTGACCAACCGCGTCGTCGGAGCGGAGGCCCGCCGTGGCCGGTGA